From Acinonyx jubatus isolate Ajub_Pintada_27869175 chromosome B2, VMU_Ajub_asm_v1.0, whole genome shotgun sequence, a single genomic window includes:
- the MSH5 gene encoding mutS protein homolog 5 isoform X4, whose translation MFSVGTIPGGTPQSPEPGAASASFPSLAPVSGRGEAEEEEDNEQEPAEIYLCALWTSGYLGIAYYDTSDSIIHFMPDAPDHESLKLLQRVLDEINPRSVVTSAKQDENMTRFLGKLASQEHREPKRPEIVFLPSVDFGLEISKQRLLAGNYSFIPDSMTTTEKILFLSSIIPFDCLLTVRALGGLLKFLGRRRIGVELEDYNVSVPILGFKKFVLTHLVSIDQDTYSVLQIFKSESHPSVYKVASGLKEGLSLFGILNRCHCKWGQKLLRLWFTRPTHDLGELNSRLDVIQFFLLPQNLDMAQMLHRLLGHIKNVPLILKRMKLSHTKVSDWQVLYKTVYSALGLRDACRSLPQSIQLFQDIAQEFSDDLHHIASLIGKVVDFEGSLAENRFTVLPNIDPEIDEKKRRLMGLPSFLTEVARKELENLDSRIPSCSVIYIPLIGFLLCIPRLPFMVEASDFEIEGLDFMFLSEEKLHYRSARTKELDALLGDLHCDIRDQETLLMYQLQCQVLARAAVLTRVLDLASRLDVLLALASAARDYGYSRPRYSPQLLGVRILNGRHPLMELCARTFVPNSAECGGDKGRIKVITGPNSSGKSIYLKQVGLITFMALVGSFVPAEEAEIGAVDAIFTRIHSCESISLGLSTFMIDLNQVAKAVNNATKQSLVLIDEFGKGTNTVDGLALLAAVLRHWLALGPMCPHIFVATNFLSLVQLQLLPQGPLVQYLVCEGIANASHASYTAAQAGLPGNLVARGKEVSDLIRSGKPIKPVKELLKEKQMENCQTLVDKFLKLDLEDPNLDLDIFMSQEVLPAATGIL comes from the exons ATGTTCTCCGTAGGAACGATCCCAGGCGGGACGCCGCAGAGCCCGGAGCCGGGGGCAGCTTCGGCCAGCTTTCCCAGCCTGGCCCCAGTGTCGGGCCgtggggaggctgaggaggaggaggacaacgAGCAAGAGCCGGCGGAG ATCTATCTGTGTGCGCTGTGGACTTCAGGATACTTGGGCATCGCCTACTATGACACTAGTGACTCTATCATCCACTTCATGCCAGATGCCCCAGACCATGAGAGTCTCAAGCTTCTCCAGAGAG TGTTGGATGAAATCAATCCCCGGTCTGTTGTTACGAGTGCCAAACAGGATGAGAATATGACTCGGTTTCTAGGGAAGCTTG CCTCCCAGGAACACAGAGAGCCTAAGAGACCTGAAATTGTATTTTTGCCAAGTGTGGATTTTG GTCTGGAGATAAGCAAACAGCGCCTTCTTGCTGGAAACTACTCCTTCATCCCAGACTCCATGACCACCACTGAGAAaatcctcttcctctcctctattATTCCCTTTGACTGCCTCCTCACG GTTCGAGCACTTGGAGGGCTGCTCAAGTTCCTGGGTCGAAGAAGAATTGGGGTCGAACTGGAAGATTATAACGTCAGCGTCCCCATCCTGGGCTTTAAGAAATTTGTGTT GACCCATCTGGTGAGCATAGATCAAGACACTTACAG TGTTCTGCAGATATTTAAGAGTGAGTCTCACCCTTCAGTGTACAAAGTGGCCAGTGGACTGAAGGAGGGGCTCAGTCTGTTTG gAATCCTCAATAGATGCCACTGTAAGTGGGGACAGAAGCTGCTCAG GCTATGGTTCACACGTCCGACTCACGACCTGGGAGAGCTAAATTCTCGGTTGGATGTCATTCAGTTTTTCCTACTACCCCAGAATCTGGACATGGCTCAAATGCTGCATCGGTTGCTGGGTCATATCAAGAATGTGCCT CTGATTTTGAAACGCATGAAGCTGTCCCACACCAAGGTCAGCGACTGGCAAGTTCTGTACAAG ACTGTGTATAGTGCCCTGGGCCTGAGGGATGCCTGCCGCTCCCTGCCCCAGTCCATCCAGCTCTTTCAGGACATTGCCCAAGAGTTCTCTGATGACCTGCACCATATTGCCAGCCTCATTGGGAAAGTG GTGGATTTTGAGGGCAGTCTTGCTGAAAATCGTTTCACAGTCCTCCCCAACATAGATCCTGAAATTGATGAGA AAAAACGAAGGCTGATGGGACTTCCCAGTTTCCTCACTGAGGTTGCCCGAAAGGAGCTAGAGAATCTGGACTCCCGTATTCCTTCATGCAGTGTCATCTACATCCCTCTG ATTGGCTTTCTTCTTTGTATTCCCCGCCTGCCTTTTATGGTAGAGGCTAGTGACTTTGAGATTGAAGGACTGGACTTCATG TTTCTGTCAGAGGAGAAGCTGCACTATCGTAGTGCTCGAACCAAGGAGCTGGATGCATTGCTGGGGGACCTGCACTGTGATATCCGGG ACCAGGAGACCCTGTTGATGTACCAGCTGCAGTGTCAGGTGCTGGCGCGGGCAGCTGTCTTGACCCGTGTGTTGGACCTTGCCTCCCGCCTGGACGTCCTGCTGGCTCTTGCCAGTGCTGCCCGGGACTATGGCTACTCAAGGCCCCGTTACTCCCCCCAACTCCTTGGGGTCCGAATCCTGAATGGCAG ACATCCTCTGATGGAACTCTGTGCCCGAACCTTCGTGCCCAACTCTGCAGAGTGTGGTGGGGACAAAGGGAGGATCAAAGTCATCACCGGACCCAACTCCTCAGGGAAGAGCATATACCTCAAACAG GTAGGCTTGATCACATTCATGGCCCTGGTGGGCAGCTTTGTGCCAGCAGAGGAAGCCGAAATTGGGGCGGTAGATGCCATCTTCACCCGGATTCATAGCTGCGAATCCATCTCCTTGGGCCTCTCCACCTTCATGATCGACCTTAACCAG GTGGCGAAAGCAGTGAACAATGCCACCAAGCAGTCTCTGGTCCTCATTGATGAATTTGGAAAGGGAACCAACACG GTGGATGGGCTTGCGCTTCTAGCTGCTGTGCTACGACACTGGCTGGCACTTGGACCTATGTGCCCTCACATCTTTGTGGCCACCAACTTTCTGAGCCTTGTTCAGCTACAGCTGCTGCCACAGGGGCCCCTTGTGCAGTATTTG GTTTGTGAAGGTATTGCCAATGCCAGCCATGCGTCCTACACAGCTGCCCAGGCTGGGCTTCCTGGCAATCTCGTTGCCCGTGGCAAGGAG
- the MSH5 gene encoding mutS protein homolog 5 isoform X1 gives MFSVGTIPGGTPQSPEPGAASASFPSLAPVSGRGEAEEEEDNEQEPAEIYLCALWTSGYLGIAYYDTSDSIIHFMPDAPDHESLKLLQRVLDEINPRSVVTSAKQDENMTRFLGKLASQEHREPKRPEIVFLPSVDFGLEISKQRLLAGNYSFIPDSMTTTEKILFLSSIIPFDCLLTVRALGGLLKFLGRRRIGVELEDYNVSVPILGFKKFVLTHLVSIDQDTYSVLQIFKSESHPSVYKVASGLKEGLSLFGILNRCHCKWGQKLLRLWFTRPTHDLGELNSRLDVIQFFLLPQNLDMAQMLHRLLGHIKNVPLILKRMKLSHTKVSDWQVLYKTVYSALGLRDACRSLPQSIQLFQDIAQEFSDDLHHIASLIGKVVDFEGSLAENRFTVLPNIDPEIDEKKRRLMGLPSFLTEVARKELENLDSRIPSCSVIYIPLIGFLLCIPRLPFMVEASDFEIEGLDFMFLSEEKLHYRSARTKELDALLGDLHCDIRDQETLLMYQLQCQVLARAAVLTRVLDLASRLDVLLALASAARDYGYSRPRYSPQLLGVRILNGRHPLMELCARTFVPNSAECGGDKGRIKVITGPNSSGKSIYLKQVGLITFMALVGSFVPAEEAEIGAVDAIFTRIHSCESISLGLSTFMIDLNQVAKAVNNATKQSLVLIDEFGKGTNTVDGLALLAAVLRHWLALGPMCPHIFVATNFLSLVQLQLLPQGPLVQYLGLAKGFRAGSRDIDDTLSPCISFKTMETCEDGDDLVFFYQVCEGIANASHASYTAAQAGLPGNLVARGKEVSDLIRSGKPIKPVKELLKEKQMENCQTLVDKFLKLDLEDPNLDLDIFMSQEVLPAATGIL, from the exons ATGTTCTCCGTAGGAACGATCCCAGGCGGGACGCCGCAGAGCCCGGAGCCGGGGGCAGCTTCGGCCAGCTTTCCCAGCCTGGCCCCAGTGTCGGGCCgtggggaggctgaggaggaggaggacaacgAGCAAGAGCCGGCGGAG ATCTATCTGTGTGCGCTGTGGACTTCAGGATACTTGGGCATCGCCTACTATGACACTAGTGACTCTATCATCCACTTCATGCCAGATGCCCCAGACCATGAGAGTCTCAAGCTTCTCCAGAGAG TGTTGGATGAAATCAATCCCCGGTCTGTTGTTACGAGTGCCAAACAGGATGAGAATATGACTCGGTTTCTAGGGAAGCTTG CCTCCCAGGAACACAGAGAGCCTAAGAGACCTGAAATTGTATTTTTGCCAAGTGTGGATTTTG GTCTGGAGATAAGCAAACAGCGCCTTCTTGCTGGAAACTACTCCTTCATCCCAGACTCCATGACCACCACTGAGAAaatcctcttcctctcctctattATTCCCTTTGACTGCCTCCTCACG GTTCGAGCACTTGGAGGGCTGCTCAAGTTCCTGGGTCGAAGAAGAATTGGGGTCGAACTGGAAGATTATAACGTCAGCGTCCCCATCCTGGGCTTTAAGAAATTTGTGTT GACCCATCTGGTGAGCATAGATCAAGACACTTACAG TGTTCTGCAGATATTTAAGAGTGAGTCTCACCCTTCAGTGTACAAAGTGGCCAGTGGACTGAAGGAGGGGCTCAGTCTGTTTG gAATCCTCAATAGATGCCACTGTAAGTGGGGACAGAAGCTGCTCAG GCTATGGTTCACACGTCCGACTCACGACCTGGGAGAGCTAAATTCTCGGTTGGATGTCATTCAGTTTTTCCTACTACCCCAGAATCTGGACATGGCTCAAATGCTGCATCGGTTGCTGGGTCATATCAAGAATGTGCCT CTGATTTTGAAACGCATGAAGCTGTCCCACACCAAGGTCAGCGACTGGCAAGTTCTGTACAAG ACTGTGTATAGTGCCCTGGGCCTGAGGGATGCCTGCCGCTCCCTGCCCCAGTCCATCCAGCTCTTTCAGGACATTGCCCAAGAGTTCTCTGATGACCTGCACCATATTGCCAGCCTCATTGGGAAAGTG GTGGATTTTGAGGGCAGTCTTGCTGAAAATCGTTTCACAGTCCTCCCCAACATAGATCCTGAAATTGATGAGA AAAAACGAAGGCTGATGGGACTTCCCAGTTTCCTCACTGAGGTTGCCCGAAAGGAGCTAGAGAATCTGGACTCCCGTATTCCTTCATGCAGTGTCATCTACATCCCTCTG ATTGGCTTTCTTCTTTGTATTCCCCGCCTGCCTTTTATGGTAGAGGCTAGTGACTTTGAGATTGAAGGACTGGACTTCATG TTTCTGTCAGAGGAGAAGCTGCACTATCGTAGTGCTCGAACCAAGGAGCTGGATGCATTGCTGGGGGACCTGCACTGTGATATCCGGG ACCAGGAGACCCTGTTGATGTACCAGCTGCAGTGTCAGGTGCTGGCGCGGGCAGCTGTCTTGACCCGTGTGTTGGACCTTGCCTCCCGCCTGGACGTCCTGCTGGCTCTTGCCAGTGCTGCCCGGGACTATGGCTACTCAAGGCCCCGTTACTCCCCCCAACTCCTTGGGGTCCGAATCCTGAATGGCAG ACATCCTCTGATGGAACTCTGTGCCCGAACCTTCGTGCCCAACTCTGCAGAGTGTGGTGGGGACAAAGGGAGGATCAAAGTCATCACCGGACCCAACTCCTCAGGGAAGAGCATATACCTCAAACAG GTAGGCTTGATCACATTCATGGCCCTGGTGGGCAGCTTTGTGCCAGCAGAGGAAGCCGAAATTGGGGCGGTAGATGCCATCTTCACCCGGATTCATAGCTGCGAATCCATCTCCTTGGGCCTCTCCACCTTCATGATCGACCTTAACCAG GTGGCGAAAGCAGTGAACAATGCCACCAAGCAGTCTCTGGTCCTCATTGATGAATTTGGAAAGGGAACCAACACG GTGGATGGGCTTGCGCTTCTAGCTGCTGTGCTACGACACTGGCTGGCACTTGGACCTATGTGCCCTCACATCTTTGTGGCCACCAACTTTCTGAGCCTTGTTCAGCTACAGCTGCTGCCACAGGGGCCCCTTGTGCAGTATTTG GGATTGGCCAAGGGTTTCAGGGCAGGAAGCAGAGACATTGATGACACACTGTCCCCTTGTATCTCTTTTAAGACCATGGAGACCTGTGAGGATGGGGACGACCTAGTCTTCTTCTATCAGGTTTGTGAAGGTATTGCCAATGCCAGCCATGCGTCCTACACAGCTGCCCAGGCTGGGCTTCCTGGCAATCTCGTTGCCCGTGGCAAGGAG
- the MSH5 gene encoding mutS protein homolog 5 isoform X5 yields MFSVGTIPGGTPQSPEPGAASASFPSLAPVSGRGEAEEEEDNEQEPAEIYLCALWTSGYLGIAYYDTSDSIIHFMPDAPDHESLKLLQRVLDEINPRSVVTSAKQDENMTRFLGKLASQEHREPKRPEIVFLPSVDFGLEISKQRLLAGNYSFIPDSMTTTEKILFLSSIIPFDCLLTVRALGGLLKFLGRRRIGVELEDYNVSVPILGFKKFVLTHLVSIDQDTYSVLQIFKSESHPSVYKVASGLKEGLSLFGILNRCHCKWGQKLLRLWFTRPTHDLGELNSRLDVIQFFLLPQNLDMAQMLHRLLGHIKNVPLILKRMKLSHTKVSDWQVLYKTVYSALGLRDACRSLPQSIQLFQDIAQEFSDDLHHIASLIGKVVDFEGSLAENRFTVLPNIDPEIDEKKRRLMGLPSFLTEVARKELENLDSRIPSCSVIYIPLIGFLLCIPRLPFMVEASDFEIEGLDFMFLSEEKLHYRSARTKELDALLGDLHCDIRDQETLLMYQLQCQVLARAAVLTRVLDLASRLDVLLALASAARDYGYSRPRYSPQLLGVRILNGRHPLMELCARTFVPNSAECGGDKGRIKVITGPNSSGKSIYLKQVAKAVNNATKQSLVLIDEFGKGTNTVDGLALLAAVLRHWLALGPMCPHIFVATNFLSLVQLQLLPQGPLVQYLGLAKGFRAGSRDIDDTLSPCISFKTMETCEDGDDLVFFYQVCEGIANASHASYTAAQAGLPGNLVARGKEVSDLIRSGKPIKPVKELLKEKQMENCQTLVDKFLKLDLEDPNLDLDIFMSQEVLPAATGIL; encoded by the exons ATGTTCTCCGTAGGAACGATCCCAGGCGGGACGCCGCAGAGCCCGGAGCCGGGGGCAGCTTCGGCCAGCTTTCCCAGCCTGGCCCCAGTGTCGGGCCgtggggaggctgaggaggaggaggacaacgAGCAAGAGCCGGCGGAG ATCTATCTGTGTGCGCTGTGGACTTCAGGATACTTGGGCATCGCCTACTATGACACTAGTGACTCTATCATCCACTTCATGCCAGATGCCCCAGACCATGAGAGTCTCAAGCTTCTCCAGAGAG TGTTGGATGAAATCAATCCCCGGTCTGTTGTTACGAGTGCCAAACAGGATGAGAATATGACTCGGTTTCTAGGGAAGCTTG CCTCCCAGGAACACAGAGAGCCTAAGAGACCTGAAATTGTATTTTTGCCAAGTGTGGATTTTG GTCTGGAGATAAGCAAACAGCGCCTTCTTGCTGGAAACTACTCCTTCATCCCAGACTCCATGACCACCACTGAGAAaatcctcttcctctcctctattATTCCCTTTGACTGCCTCCTCACG GTTCGAGCACTTGGAGGGCTGCTCAAGTTCCTGGGTCGAAGAAGAATTGGGGTCGAACTGGAAGATTATAACGTCAGCGTCCCCATCCTGGGCTTTAAGAAATTTGTGTT GACCCATCTGGTGAGCATAGATCAAGACACTTACAG TGTTCTGCAGATATTTAAGAGTGAGTCTCACCCTTCAGTGTACAAAGTGGCCAGTGGACTGAAGGAGGGGCTCAGTCTGTTTG gAATCCTCAATAGATGCCACTGTAAGTGGGGACAGAAGCTGCTCAG GCTATGGTTCACACGTCCGACTCACGACCTGGGAGAGCTAAATTCTCGGTTGGATGTCATTCAGTTTTTCCTACTACCCCAGAATCTGGACATGGCTCAAATGCTGCATCGGTTGCTGGGTCATATCAAGAATGTGCCT CTGATTTTGAAACGCATGAAGCTGTCCCACACCAAGGTCAGCGACTGGCAAGTTCTGTACAAG ACTGTGTATAGTGCCCTGGGCCTGAGGGATGCCTGCCGCTCCCTGCCCCAGTCCATCCAGCTCTTTCAGGACATTGCCCAAGAGTTCTCTGATGACCTGCACCATATTGCCAGCCTCATTGGGAAAGTG GTGGATTTTGAGGGCAGTCTTGCTGAAAATCGTTTCACAGTCCTCCCCAACATAGATCCTGAAATTGATGAGA AAAAACGAAGGCTGATGGGACTTCCCAGTTTCCTCACTGAGGTTGCCCGAAAGGAGCTAGAGAATCTGGACTCCCGTATTCCTTCATGCAGTGTCATCTACATCCCTCTG ATTGGCTTTCTTCTTTGTATTCCCCGCCTGCCTTTTATGGTAGAGGCTAGTGACTTTGAGATTGAAGGACTGGACTTCATG TTTCTGTCAGAGGAGAAGCTGCACTATCGTAGTGCTCGAACCAAGGAGCTGGATGCATTGCTGGGGGACCTGCACTGTGATATCCGGG ACCAGGAGACCCTGTTGATGTACCAGCTGCAGTGTCAGGTGCTGGCGCGGGCAGCTGTCTTGACCCGTGTGTTGGACCTTGCCTCCCGCCTGGACGTCCTGCTGGCTCTTGCCAGTGCTGCCCGGGACTATGGCTACTCAAGGCCCCGTTACTCCCCCCAACTCCTTGGGGTCCGAATCCTGAATGGCAG ACATCCTCTGATGGAACTCTGTGCCCGAACCTTCGTGCCCAACTCTGCAGAGTGTGGTGGGGACAAAGGGAGGATCAAAGTCATCACCGGACCCAACTCCTCAGGGAAGAGCATATACCTCAAACAG GTGGCGAAAGCAGTGAACAATGCCACCAAGCAGTCTCTGGTCCTCATTGATGAATTTGGAAAGGGAACCAACACG GTGGATGGGCTTGCGCTTCTAGCTGCTGTGCTACGACACTGGCTGGCACTTGGACCTATGTGCCCTCACATCTTTGTGGCCACCAACTTTCTGAGCCTTGTTCAGCTACAGCTGCTGCCACAGGGGCCCCTTGTGCAGTATTTG GGATTGGCCAAGGGTTTCAGGGCAGGAAGCAGAGACATTGATGACACACTGTCCCCTTGTATCTCTTTTAAGACCATGGAGACCTGTGAGGATGGGGACGACCTAGTCTTCTTCTATCAGGTTTGTGAAGGTATTGCCAATGCCAGCCATGCGTCCTACACAGCTGCCCAGGCTGGGCTTCCTGGCAATCTCGTTGCCCGTGGCAAGGAG
- the MSH5 gene encoding mutS protein homolog 5 isoform X2 — MFSVGTIPGGTPQSPEPGAASASFPSLAPVSGRGEAEEEEDNEQEPAEIYLCALWTSGYLGIAYYDTSDSIIHFMPDAPDHESLKLLQRVLDEINPRSVVTSAKQDENMTRFLGKLASQEHREPKRPEIVFLPSVDFGLEISKQRLLAGNYSFIPDSMTTTEKILFLSSIIPFDCLLTVRALGGLLKFLGRRRIGVELEDYNVSVPILGFKKFVLTHLVSIDQDTYSVLQIFKSESHPSVYKVASGLKEGLSLFGILNRCHCKWGQKLLRLWFTRPTHDLGELNSRLDVIQFFLLPQNLDMAQMLHRLLGHIKNVPLILKRMKLSHTKVSDWQVLYKTVYSALGLRDACRSLPQSIQLFQDIAQEFSDDLHHIASLIGKVVDFEGSLAENRFTVLPNIDPEIDEKKRRLMGLPSFLTEVARKELENLDSRIPSCSVIYIPLIGFLLCIPRLPFMVEASDFEIEGLDFMFLSEEKLHYRSARTKELDALLGDLHCDIRDQETLLMYQLQCQVLARAAVLTRVLDLASRLDVLLALASAARDYGYSRPRYSPQLLGVRILNGRHPLMELCARTFVPNSAECGGDKGRIKVITGPNSSGKSIYLKQVGLITFMALVGSFVPAEEAEIGAVDAIFTRIHSCESISLGLSTFMIDLNQVAKAVNNATKQSLVLIDEFGKGTNTVDGLALLAAVLRHWLALGPMCPHIFVATNFLSLVQLQLLPQGPLVQYLTMETCEDGDDLVFFYQVCEGIANASHASYTAAQAGLPGNLVARGKEVSDLIRSGKPIKPVKELLKEKQMENCQTLVDKFLKLDLEDPNLDLDIFMSQEVLPAATGIL, encoded by the exons ATGTTCTCCGTAGGAACGATCCCAGGCGGGACGCCGCAGAGCCCGGAGCCGGGGGCAGCTTCGGCCAGCTTTCCCAGCCTGGCCCCAGTGTCGGGCCgtggggaggctgaggaggaggaggacaacgAGCAAGAGCCGGCGGAG ATCTATCTGTGTGCGCTGTGGACTTCAGGATACTTGGGCATCGCCTACTATGACACTAGTGACTCTATCATCCACTTCATGCCAGATGCCCCAGACCATGAGAGTCTCAAGCTTCTCCAGAGAG TGTTGGATGAAATCAATCCCCGGTCTGTTGTTACGAGTGCCAAACAGGATGAGAATATGACTCGGTTTCTAGGGAAGCTTG CCTCCCAGGAACACAGAGAGCCTAAGAGACCTGAAATTGTATTTTTGCCAAGTGTGGATTTTG GTCTGGAGATAAGCAAACAGCGCCTTCTTGCTGGAAACTACTCCTTCATCCCAGACTCCATGACCACCACTGAGAAaatcctcttcctctcctctattATTCCCTTTGACTGCCTCCTCACG GTTCGAGCACTTGGAGGGCTGCTCAAGTTCCTGGGTCGAAGAAGAATTGGGGTCGAACTGGAAGATTATAACGTCAGCGTCCCCATCCTGGGCTTTAAGAAATTTGTGTT GACCCATCTGGTGAGCATAGATCAAGACACTTACAG TGTTCTGCAGATATTTAAGAGTGAGTCTCACCCTTCAGTGTACAAAGTGGCCAGTGGACTGAAGGAGGGGCTCAGTCTGTTTG gAATCCTCAATAGATGCCACTGTAAGTGGGGACAGAAGCTGCTCAG GCTATGGTTCACACGTCCGACTCACGACCTGGGAGAGCTAAATTCTCGGTTGGATGTCATTCAGTTTTTCCTACTACCCCAGAATCTGGACATGGCTCAAATGCTGCATCGGTTGCTGGGTCATATCAAGAATGTGCCT CTGATTTTGAAACGCATGAAGCTGTCCCACACCAAGGTCAGCGACTGGCAAGTTCTGTACAAG ACTGTGTATAGTGCCCTGGGCCTGAGGGATGCCTGCCGCTCCCTGCCCCAGTCCATCCAGCTCTTTCAGGACATTGCCCAAGAGTTCTCTGATGACCTGCACCATATTGCCAGCCTCATTGGGAAAGTG GTGGATTTTGAGGGCAGTCTTGCTGAAAATCGTTTCACAGTCCTCCCCAACATAGATCCTGAAATTGATGAGA AAAAACGAAGGCTGATGGGACTTCCCAGTTTCCTCACTGAGGTTGCCCGAAAGGAGCTAGAGAATCTGGACTCCCGTATTCCTTCATGCAGTGTCATCTACATCCCTCTG ATTGGCTTTCTTCTTTGTATTCCCCGCCTGCCTTTTATGGTAGAGGCTAGTGACTTTGAGATTGAAGGACTGGACTTCATG TTTCTGTCAGAGGAGAAGCTGCACTATCGTAGTGCTCGAACCAAGGAGCTGGATGCATTGCTGGGGGACCTGCACTGTGATATCCGGG ACCAGGAGACCCTGTTGATGTACCAGCTGCAGTGTCAGGTGCTGGCGCGGGCAGCTGTCTTGACCCGTGTGTTGGACCTTGCCTCCCGCCTGGACGTCCTGCTGGCTCTTGCCAGTGCTGCCCGGGACTATGGCTACTCAAGGCCCCGTTACTCCCCCCAACTCCTTGGGGTCCGAATCCTGAATGGCAG ACATCCTCTGATGGAACTCTGTGCCCGAACCTTCGTGCCCAACTCTGCAGAGTGTGGTGGGGACAAAGGGAGGATCAAAGTCATCACCGGACCCAACTCCTCAGGGAAGAGCATATACCTCAAACAG GTAGGCTTGATCACATTCATGGCCCTGGTGGGCAGCTTTGTGCCAGCAGAGGAAGCCGAAATTGGGGCGGTAGATGCCATCTTCACCCGGATTCATAGCTGCGAATCCATCTCCTTGGGCCTCTCCACCTTCATGATCGACCTTAACCAG GTGGCGAAAGCAGTGAACAATGCCACCAAGCAGTCTCTGGTCCTCATTGATGAATTTGGAAAGGGAACCAACACG GTGGATGGGCTTGCGCTTCTAGCTGCTGTGCTACGACACTGGCTGGCACTTGGACCTATGTGCCCTCACATCTTTGTGGCCACCAACTTTCTGAGCCTTGTTCAGCTACAGCTGCTGCCACAGGGGCCCCTTGTGCAGTATTTG ACCATGGAGACCTGTGAGGATGGGGACGACCTAGTCTTCTTCTATCAGGTTTGTGAAGGTATTGCCAATGCCAGCCATGCGTCCTACACAGCTGCCCAGGCTGGGCTTCCTGGCAATCTCGTTGCCCGTGGCAAGGAG